Part of the Leifsonia soli genome is shown below.
TGCGCAAGGACGTGCTGGCCAAGTGCTACGGCGGTGACATCACCCGCAAGCGCAAGCTCCTCGAGAAGCAGAAGGAGGGCAAGAAGCGCATGAAGATGGTCGGCCGCGTCGAGGTCCCCCAGGAGGCCTTCATCGCCGCGCTCTCCGGCGACACGGAGAAGAAGGACAAGAAGTAGGGCGTCCGCGTCCGCCGGCCTCGCGAACACCCGTTTCGCGAACCCGCTCGGCATAGCGGATGATGAATCTATGCGCCGCTCGACGTTCACCGACCAGCCCGTCACGTACGGGGCGGTCGGCGGCACCCAGGCGGCGGATCTGCTGTACTACCCGCCGAAGGGCTACAAGCCGCTGGAGCGCAGCGTCCGGCTCGGTAGCGGGGACGAGCGGTTCGAGACCGCCGCGACCGCTCTCATGGCGTGGGGCGTCCAGAAGGGCAGCGGCATCCAGGTGACGGATGTGCACGAGGGCACCGGCGTCCAGTACGAGGGCGTCGAGTTCGGCCCGGACGGCACCCCGGTCCGCATGCGTGAGAACCGGACGGAGGAGGACGTGTTCTCCGACGACGGGACCCCCTTCGTGCGCAACGGGATGACCGCCGTTCTCAAGATCCCCTTCGGCCCGTTCCGGGTGTCCGCACCGGTCCGCGTCGTCTACGTCGTCGACGAGCCCCACCGGCGCGGGTTCGCCTACGGGACGCTGCACGGGCACCCCGAGAGCGGCGAGGAGATGTTCCTGGTCGAGCAGCGCGACGACGGGACGGTCTGGTTCGTGCTCCGTGCGCTGTCGCGGCCGTCGAACGCCTTCTACCGCGCCGTCTCGCCGGTGCTGGCCATGGTGCAGCGCCGCTACACGGCGAAGTACCTGCGCGCGCTCCACCCCGTGCGGTCCGCCTGATGCCGAGCATCCTCCCCGTCGGCGACCCCGCGCCCGCCGACGGCCTGCTGCCCGCGACCGCGGCCGACGGCGCCAGCGAACGCGACTTCGGCGTGTACGTGCACGTGCCCTTCTGCCGGGTGCGCTGCGGGTACTGCGACTTCAACACCTACACGGCGACCGAGCTGCGCGGCGTCTCGCAGTCGGACTACGCCGGCCACGCCGTTCAGGAGGTCGGCTTCGCCGCCGAGGCCCTGCGGGCGAGTGGCGTGCCGGAGCGCCGGGTGTCGACCGTGTTCTTCGGCGGCGGCACGCCCACGCTGCTCCCGCCCGGCGATCTGGCGGCGATGCTCGGCGCGGTGCGCGGCGCCTGGGGACTCGCCGACGGCGCCGAGGTCACGACGGAGGCGAATCCCGACTCGGTCGACGCGGACGATCTGCAGCGCCTCGCCGACGCCGGATTCACCCGGGTGTCGTTCGGGATGCAGTCCGCCGTGCCGCATGTGCTCGAAACGCTCGAGCGCACGCACGACCCGGCGCGCATCCCGCTGGTGGTCGGCTGGGCGCGCGCGGCGGGCCTGCAGGTGAGCCTCGACCTGATCTACGGGACGCCGGGGGAGTCGCTCGACGACTGGTCCCGCAGCCTCGACACCGCGCTGGACTGCGAGCCGGACCACCTCTCGGCGTACGCCCTGATCGTCGAGCCGGGCACGAAGCTGGCGCGGCAGATCCGGTCGGGCCAGGTGCCGGAGCCCGACGACGACCTCGAAGCGGACATGTACGAGCTGGCCGACCAGCGCCTGTCCGACGCCGGCTATGACTGGTACGAGGTCAGCAACTGGACGACCGACGCCTCCCACCGGTCGCGGCACAACCTCGCGTACTGGCTCGGCCACGACTGGTGGGGTGTCGGACCGGGCGCGCACAGCCACGTCGGCGGCGTCCGCTGGTGGAACGTGAAGCACCCGGCCGCGTACGCGCAGCGCGTGCTCGCAGGGGAGTCGCCTGCCGCAGGGCGGGAGACCCTCGACGCGGAGACCCGGCGGGTCGAGCGGGTGCTGCTGCTCTCGCGCATCCGCGACGGACTGCGCACGGCTGAGCTGGGCGACGCCGGGCGGCACGAGGTCCCCGGCTTGATCGCCGACGGCCTCGTCGACGGAAGAGCCGCCCTCCGCGGGTCGATCGTGCTGACCCTGCGGGGGCGGCTCCTGGCCGACGCCGTGGTGCGCCGGCTGCTGGCGGACGAGGCCGCCTGACGGTTGCGAACCGCCGATGGTCCGCTCTAGCTGACGAACCGGATGGCGAGCGGGTACGTGTAGTACTCGCCCTGGTTGGCCTTCACGGCGGCGATGATGCTGAACACGATGTTGAGCACCCAGGCCGCGATGATCACGAAGATGCCGATGACCACGATCGTCAGGAGGCCGCCGACGACGTAGGCGATGAAGATGGTGATCTGGAAGTTGAGTGCTGTGGCGGTGTGGGCGCGGACGAACGGTCCGCGGTCCTTCAGCACCAGGTAGCCGATGAGCGCGGGGATCCAGTTGAACAGGATCCCGCCGATCTGGACCAGTGTCGCCCACAGCTTCTCGTCGGCGGGGCTCAGCTGCTGCGCGCCGCCTCCGTAAGGCTGCTGGGGTGGCGGCGGGGGTGTCGCGGACATGGCGCGGTTCTCCTCAGGAACGGGGGATGGACGTGGTCGGCCCCCAGCCTAGGGCGCGCGGCGCGGGGCTGAAAAGGGCCTGAACGCGCCGATGCCCCGGCTGGGGGCCGTCCGTCACTTGATGAAGCGGAAGTTCACCGGGTAGCGGTAGGTCCCGCCGCTGTTCACGCGGACGAAACCGAGGATCGAGAACACCAGGTTGATGATGTACAGCGCCCACGGGATGAGCAGCCCGAAGAGCAGGTAGCCGATGCCGTAGGTGAAGCTGCCGATGATGATCCCGATGATCTGCGAGGCGACCCAGGCGATGATCCAGGTGATCTGCCAGTTGAGGGCCTCCTTGGCCTCCTGGTTGGTGAGCCGTCCGCGATCCTTGAACACGAGCCAGATGATCAGGGACGGGAGGATCCAGAGGATGCCGCCGAGGTGGGCGAACGCTGCCCACTGCTTGTCCTGCGCGGCGTCGAGCGGGGCGGCGGGGGCAGCGGCGTACGGCTGCTGCGCTCCGGCGGGCTGAGCGTACGGCTGCTGGGGCGGGATGTTGGAGGAGGGCTGCTGGGGCGGAACGCCGCCGGGCTGCTGCGGGGGCACGCCACCCGCGGGGTCGGTGGGCTGGTTCGGGTCGGTCATTCGGCGGAACCCTTTCGTGATCGGCTGCGACGGTGCGTCGAACCGGTGTGCATACGGTACTGCTGCCGTGTCACAGGCAGCAATCATCCTCGCCGCGTTTCGACGCGGTAGGATTGGCACTCAAGAACAGCGAGTGCTAATCGGTCGACGGGAGGCGGAGATGGTCTCGGAACGCAGCCTCGAAGTGTTGCGCGTCATCGTCCAGGACTACGTGGCGTCGCGCGAGCCGGTCGGCTCGAAGAGCATCGTCGAGCGCCACTCCTTCGGGGTGTCCGCCGCGACCATCCGCAACGACATGGCGCTGCTCGAGGAGGAGGAGCTCATCGCGGCTCCGCACACGTCCTCTGGACGCGTCCCCACCGACAAGGGCTACCGCCTCTTCGTCGACCACCTGGCGGAGATGCGCCCGCTCACGTCGGCGCAGCGCACGGCCATCGAGACGTTCCTCGGCCAGTCGGTCGACCTCGACGACGTGCTCTCCCGCACGGTCCGGCTGCTCTCGCAGCTGACCAACCAGGTCGCCCTCGTGCAGTACCCGTCGGTGGCGCGCTCGCGCATCCGTCACATCGAACTGGTGGCGCTCGCGCCCCACCGCCTGCTCAGCGTGCTCATCACCGACTCCGGCGCCGTCGAGCAGCGCGTGATCGAGCTCCCGGCCGACCTGAGCGACGAGGATGTGGCCGAGATCCGCGGGGCGATCAACGGCGCTGCGGCCGGCCTGACGCTGTCGGAGGCGGCCAGCCGGCTGCGCGACCTGCCGGATGCCCTCACGGAGCGCACGCGCGCTCTCGTCGAGCCCGTCGCCGGCGCCCTGCTCGACCAGATCGCGGCCAACCGGCAGGAGAAGCTGGTGATGGCGGGCGCTGCGAACCTGGTGCGCACCGAGCTCGACTTCCCCGGCACCATCACCCCGGTGCTCGAGGCGATCGAGGAGCAGGTCGTCCTGCTCCGGCTGTTCGACGAGATGGCCACCGATCAGCACGGCGTCGCGGTCAGCATCGGCCGCGAGAACGCCGGTTTCGGGCTGACGGAAGCATCCGTGCTCTCCAGCGGTTACAGTGCGGCGGGATCGGATGTGGCCCGCGTCGGCCTCCTCGGTCCTCTCCGCATGGACTACTCGGGCAACATGGCCGCGGTCCGCGCGGTCGCCCGCTACCTCTCCCGGCTGCTCGGCGACCAGTAGGCCGCCGCCGCATCCGGCGATCACCACACGCGACGAAAGAAGAAGGAACAGCCCCACGTGGCCGACCACTACGAAGTCCTCGGCGTCGAGCGCGACGCCAGCCCCGACGAGATCAAGAAGGCGTACCGCCGGCTGGCGCGCGAGCTCCATCCGGACGTGAACCCCAGCGCCGAGGCGCAGGAGCGCTTCAAGCTCGTGACGCACGCCTACGACGTGCTCAGCGACCCGCAGCAGCGGCAGCAGTACGACCTGGGCGGCTCCGGCGGCTTCGGCGGCGGCGCAGGCGCTGGCGATTTCGCCGGGTTCAGCGACATCTTCGAGACGTTCTTCGGCGGGGGAGGCGGCGCCACGCGCGGTCCGCGTTCGCGCCGGGAGCGCGGACAGGACGCCCTGCTGCGCGTCGAGGTGGACCTCGACGAGGTCATCTTCGGCACGCACCGCGACCTGGAGGTCGACACCGCGGTCGTCTGCGAGACCTGCAACGGCTCGTGCTGCCAGCCGGGCACGCAGCCGGTGACGTGCGACATCTGCCACGGCACGGGCAGCATCCAGCGCTCGGTCCGGTCGCTGCTCGGCAACGTGATGACCTCGAGCCCGTGCGGCACCTGCCGCGGGTACGGCACCGTCATCGCGACCCCCTGCGTCACCTGCCAGGGCCAGGGCCGCGTTCGCGCCCGTCGCACCGTTCCCGTGGACATCCCCGCGGGCGTCGATACCGGCCTCCGTCTGCAGATGCCCGGCAGCGGCGAGGCCGGCCCCGCCGGCGGCCCGAACGGCGACCTCTACCTCGAGATCAAGGTCAAGCACCACGACGTGTTCAGCCGCGACGGCGACGACCTGCTCTGCACGCTGGAGCTGTCGATGACGGATGCGATCCTCGGCACGACGGCGACCGTGAAGGCCCTCGACGGCGACATCCGCCTCGAGCTCAAGCCCGGCACGCAGTCCGCCGACATCGTCACGGTCAAGGACCGCGGGATCACGCACCTGCGCGGCACGGGCCGTGGCGACCTGCGCGTCGGCATCCAGGTCGTGACCCCGACGAAGCTCGACCACAAGGAGAAGGACCTCATCAAGAAGTTCGCGGCCGTCCACAAGGGACCGGAGCCGTCGCTGGCCCGCTTCCAGCAGGGGCTGTTCGCGAAGCTGCGCGACCGGTTCCTGAACCTCTAGCCGGCGATGGCCTCCCTGTACCTGCGCGAGGATCTCGACGATGTCGAGGTCGGCGCCCGGCTGTCGCTCAGCGGTGCCGAGGCGAAGCACGCGGCGACGGTCAACCGCACGCGCCCGGGCGAGTCGGTGCTGATCGGCAACGGGCGGGGGCTCGTGGCCTCGGGCGAAGTGCTGGTGTCGACGAACACCGAGCTGACCATCGACGTCGAGTCGGTGTCACGGGTCGAGCGCGCGACGCCGGGGATCACGCTGGTGCAGGCGCTCGCCAAGGGCGACAGGGACGAGCTCGCGATCCAGGCCGCGACGGAGCTCGGTGTGGATGCGGTGGTGCCGTGGGCCGCATCCCGCTCGGTCTCGCGCTGGGAGGGCCCCAAGGTCGCGAAGGGCCGCGAGCGCTGGGCCGCGATCGTGCGGGAGGCGTCGAAGCAGTCCATCCGCGCCTGGACGCCCGAGGTGGGCGAGCTCGCCACCACGAAGCAGGTGGCCGCGCTGGCCGCGGGCGCACGCGTGCTCGTCCTGGAGCCGGACGCCGAAGCTCCCTTGACGGGGGTCGAACCCGACGGGCGCGACCTCGTCCTCGTCGTCGGTCCCGAGGGCGGGATCGCGCCGCAGGAGCTGGCCGCGTTCCGCGACGCGGGCGCCGAGCTCGTCCGCCTCGGCTCCACGGTGCTCCGCACCTCCACCGCGGGCCCCGCCGCCCTCGCGGTGCTCAACGCATCCCTCCGCCGCTGGTGACCCCCACCGTCGAGTCCGCAAACTTTGCACGCTCAGACCGCTCTTCGCGTGCAAAGATCGCGGACTCGACGGTGGGCGGAGAGTCGACGGGGGGGTGGAGAGAGCTCGGTGGGGCGTCGGAGGGGGCGAATAGGATAGGGGTATGGCAGAGACGGAGCGTTCGATCTTCTCCCGCATCATCGCGGGCGAGATCCCGGCCGACGTGGTGTACGACTCGGAGCGCCTGATCGCGTTCCGCGACATCGCGCCGAAAGCCCCCGTGCACCTCCTCGTCGTGCCCAAAACGGAGCAGTACCGCGATGTCGTCGAGCTCGCGGCCGGCGACCCCGAGCTGCTGGCCGAACTGGTCGCGACGGCGAAGCGCCTCGCCGACGAGCACGGAGACGGCGACTTCCGCCTGATCTTCAACACGGGCGAGCGCGCGGGTCAGACCGTGTTCCACGTCCACGCACACGTACTGAGCGCCCCGGCCGGCAGCCCGGGCCTCGAGGAAGGAAGCCTTGCCCTCTAGCGAATCCACCGCCTCCGGAGCGAATCCGGGCGACGGCGCCGAGGTGCGCCTGAGCGTCGACGGCGTGCAGATGGTCCGCCTTCTCGGACCGCAGGATCGCCTGCTCACCACGCTGGAACGGCAGTACCCGCTCGTCAGCGTCCACGTGCGCGGCAACGAGATCGCCCTGAGCGGCGACGCCGGGCAGGTGGCCGAGGCGCGCCGCCTCGTGGAGGAGTTGCTCCAGATGGTGCGCAACGGCCAGGACCTCTCCCCGGCCGAGGTGACGAGCTCGGCGCGCATGATCGGAACCGATCTCAACCTCAGCCCGTCCGACGTGCTCGGCCAGGCCATCCTGACCGCCCGCGGCAAGAGCATCCGGCCGAAGACGCTGGGTCAGAGCCAGTACGTCGACGCGATCGACCGCAACACGATCGTCTTCGGCATCGGCCCCGCCGGCACCGGGAAGACGTACCTGGCCATGGCGAAGGCCGTTCAGGCGCTGCAGCGCAAGGAGGTCAACCGGATCATCCTGACGCGCCCGGCCGTGGAGGCGGGGGAGCGCCTCGGCTACCTGCCGGGCACGCTCACCGACAAGATCGACCCGTACCTGCGCCCGCTCTACGACGCGCTCAACGAGATGATGGACCCGGAGCTCGTCCCGAAGCTGCTCGCGGCGGGGACGATCGAGGTCGCACCGCTCGCGTACATGCGCGGCCGCACCCTCAACGACTCGTTCATCGTTCTCGACGAGGCGCAGAACACGACGCCGGAGCAGATGAAGATGTTCCTGACCCGTCTGGGCTTCAACTCCAAGATGGTGGTCACAGGCGACATCACCCAGATCGACCTGCCGAACTCGGCGAGCGGCCTGCGCCTGGTGACGCGTGTGCTCAACGACATCGACGACATCCACTTCGCCCGCCTGACGAGCGAGGACGTCGTCCGGCACAGCCTGGTCGGGCGGATCGTCGACGCGTACACCGAGTACGACGCGCGCCAGCAGGCGCGGCACTACGAGCGCGAGCAGGCGGCCGAGTTCGCCAACCGCGCCGAACGCCGCTCCGGCGGACCCCGCGACCACCTCCCGAAGCGACGATAGGCCCGCAGTGAGCATCGAGATCAACAACGAGTCGACCATCGAGGTGGACGAGGCCGCCCTGCAGCGCCTCGCCGGCTACGCGTTCGACATCCTCCACGTCCACCCCGACGCGGAGCTCGCGATCGTGCTGGTCGACGAGGCCGCCATGGAGCAGCTGCACGTGCAGTGGATGGACGAGCCGGGCCCCACCGACGTGCTCAGCTTCCCGATGGACGAGCTGCGACCGGGAACCGAGGAGGAGCCGTCGCCGGCCGGCCTCCTCGGCGACGTCGTGCTGTGCCCCCAGGTCGCCCAGGTGCAGGCGGAGACCGCCGGGCACTCGCTGATGGACGAGCTGCTGCT
Proteins encoded:
- a CDS encoding DUF1990 family protein, which encodes MRRSTFTDQPVTYGAVGGTQAADLLYYPPKGYKPLERSVRLGSGDERFETAATALMAWGVQKGSGIQVTDVHEGTGVQYEGVEFGPDGTPVRMRENRTEEDVFSDDGTPFVRNGMTAVLKIPFGPFRVSAPVRVVYVVDEPHRRGFAYGTLHGHPESGEEMFLVEQRDDGTVWFVLRALSRPSNAFYRAVSPVLAMVQRRYTAKYLRALHPVRSA
- a CDS encoding DUF4870 domain-containing protein, coding for MSATPPPPPQQPYGGGAQQLSPADEKLWATLVQIGGILFNWIPALIGYLVLKDRGPFVRAHTATALNFQITIFIAYVVGGLLTIVVIGIFVIIAAWVLNIVFSIIAAVKANQGEYYTYPLAIRFVS
- the hrcA gene encoding heat-inducible transcriptional repressor HrcA; the protein is MVSERSLEVLRVIVQDYVASREPVGSKSIVERHSFGVSAATIRNDMALLEEEELIAAPHTSSGRVPTDKGYRLFVDHLAEMRPLTSAQRTAIETFLGQSVDLDDVLSRTVRLLSQLTNQVALVQYPSVARSRIRHIELVALAPHRLLSVLITDSGAVEQRVIELPADLSDEDVAEIRGAINGAAAGLTLSEAASRLRDLPDALTERTRALVEPVAGALLDQIAANRQEKLVMAGAANLVRTELDFPGTITPVLEAIEEQVVLLRLFDEMATDQHGVAVSIGRENAGFGLTEASVLSSGYSAAGSDVARVGLLGPLRMDYSGNMAAVRAVARYLSRLLGDQ
- a CDS encoding PhoH family protein: MPSSESTASGANPGDGAEVRLSVDGVQMVRLLGPQDRLLTTLERQYPLVSVHVRGNEIALSGDAGQVAEARRLVEELLQMVRNGQDLSPAEVTSSARMIGTDLNLSPSDVLGQAILTARGKSIRPKTLGQSQYVDAIDRNTIVFGIGPAGTGKTYLAMAKAVQALQRKEVNRIILTRPAVEAGERLGYLPGTLTDKIDPYLRPLYDALNEMMDPELVPKLLAAGTIEVAPLAYMRGRTLNDSFIVLDEAQNTTPEQMKMFLTRLGFNSKMVVTGDITQIDLPNSASGLRLVTRVLNDIDDIHFARLTSEDVVRHSLVGRIVDAYTEYDARQQARHYEREQAAEFANRAERRSGGPRDHLPKRR
- a CDS encoding 16S rRNA (uracil(1498)-N(3))-methyltransferase, which encodes MASLYLREDLDDVEVGARLSLSGAEAKHAATVNRTRPGESVLIGNGRGLVASGEVLVSTNTELTIDVESVSRVERATPGITLVQALAKGDRDELAIQAATELGVDAVVPWAASRSVSRWEGPKVAKGRERWAAIVREASKQSIRAWTPEVGELATTKQVAALAAGARVLVLEPDAEAPLTGVEPDGRDLVLVVGPEGGIAPQELAAFRDAGAELVRLGSTVLRTSTAGPAALAVLNASLRRW
- a CDS encoding DUF4870 domain-containing protein, giving the protein MTDPNQPTDPAGGVPPQQPGGVPPQQPSSNIPPQQPYAQPAGAQQPYAAAPAAPLDAAQDKQWAAFAHLGGILWILPSLIIWLVFKDRGRLTNQEAKEALNWQITWIIAWVASQIIGIIIGSFTYGIGYLLFGLLIPWALYIINLVFSILGFVRVNSGGTYRYPVNFRFIK
- the dnaJ gene encoding molecular chaperone DnaJ, whose product is MADHYEVLGVERDASPDEIKKAYRRLARELHPDVNPSAEAQERFKLVTHAYDVLSDPQQRQQYDLGGSGGFGGGAGAGDFAGFSDIFETFFGGGGGATRGPRSRRERGQDALLRVEVDLDEVIFGTHRDLEVDTAVVCETCNGSCCQPGTQPVTCDICHGTGSIQRSVRSLLGNVMTSSPCGTCRGYGTVIATPCVTCQGQGRVRARRTVPVDIPAGVDTGLRLQMPGSGEAGPAGGPNGDLYLEIKVKHHDVFSRDGDDLLCTLELSMTDAILGTTATVKALDGDIRLELKPGTQSADIVTVKDRGITHLRGTGRGDLRVGIQVVTPTKLDHKEKDLIKKFAAVHKGPEPSLARFQQGLFAKLRDRFLNL
- the ybeY gene encoding rRNA maturation RNase YbeY encodes the protein MSIEINNESTIEVDEAALQRLAGYAFDILHVHPDAELAIVLVDEAAMEQLHVQWMDEPGPTDVLSFPMDELRPGTEEEPSPAGLLGDVVLCPQVAQVQAETAGHSLMDELLLLTTHGILHLLGFDHAEPAEEREMFAIQRDILVGFARYDRQR
- the hemW gene encoding radical SAM family heme chaperone HemW encodes the protein MPSILPVGDPAPADGLLPATAADGASERDFGVYVHVPFCRVRCGYCDFNTYTATELRGVSQSDYAGHAVQEVGFAAEALRASGVPERRVSTVFFGGGTPTLLPPGDLAAMLGAVRGAWGLADGAEVTTEANPDSVDADDLQRLADAGFTRVSFGMQSAVPHVLETLERTHDPARIPLVVGWARAAGLQVSLDLIYGTPGESLDDWSRSLDTALDCEPDHLSAYALIVEPGTKLARQIRSGQVPEPDDDLEADMYELADQRLSDAGYDWYEVSNWTTDASHRSRHNLAYWLGHDWWGVGPGAHSHVGGVRWWNVKHPAAYAQRVLAGESPAAGRETLDAETRRVERVLLLSRIRDGLRTAELGDAGRHEVPGLIADGLVDGRAALRGSIVLTLRGRLLADAVVRRLLADEAA
- a CDS encoding histidine triad nucleotide-binding protein, which codes for MAETERSIFSRIIAGEIPADVVYDSERLIAFRDIAPKAPVHLLVVPKTEQYRDVVELAAGDPELLAELVATAKRLADEHGDGDFRLIFNTGERAGQTVFHVHAHVLSAPAGSPGLEEGSLAL